A region of Periplaneta americana isolate PAMFEO1 chromosome 16, P.americana_PAMFEO1_priV1, whole genome shotgun sequence DNA encodes the following proteins:
- the LOC138691781 gene encoding zinc finger protein 493-like isoform X1, protein MDVIKTEPEVDPFTVQSCDDAVTEEGNPSPDEENLLDLHVTRIKEECADESCEDHNPEIKFQEIKFPNNFAMVKCEIEEGKLSHLEATGMKAECMDDSCEVKSEIKVEDSPVPMSFAFVKSEVDEDLSDVDRVQQELKEEVPLEEDEVFPERLAVHDGSDISSESDGVPHEENDNLHDIPKTSGFSGKHIRILEDKEWQFQISKKRFSTTAKLKTNSFVVKKSYQCDVCGKCFSHRGSVNRHKRLHTGEKPYKCHVCNKSFSQSGSLKSHERLHTGEKPFKCAVCGKSFSEVSNLRSHERLHTGEKIFKCAVCGKCFSDSSNLRQHERVHTGEKPFGCDVCGMVFSFSRSLKFHKHIHSVQKPFKCDICGKFFTNRSTAKRHESLHIRGKRFKCDVCGKLFSASSNLRRHELLHRSETPFRCDVCDKCFSDASNLRKHERLHTGEKPFKCDVCGKFFSVSSNLKRHELQHRSETPLICDVCGKCFSEASSLRKHEYLHTGEKPFKCDVCGKCFSKSSNLKRHALLHSGEKPFQCDVCCKCFVDSNSLKNHQNIHTREKPFKCYVCGMSFSLSGSLKTHERLHTGEKVWNCDVCGKFFSVSSNLRRHELLHRSETPLRCDVCGKCFSEASSLRKHERLHTGEKPFKCDICGKCFSKSSNVKRHVLLHNGEKPFQCDVSGKCFADSNSLKNHQNIHTNDKPFRCDVCGMSFSHSGSLKNHERLHTGEIVWKCDVCGKCFSNSNCLKRHVRVHTATKRFKCYVCGKFFWDSSSLNRHQRSHTSEKPFKCDVCGKCFSDSSNLKRHDTLHSREKPLKSVDCAVSLSRLS, encoded by the exons ATGGACGTTATCAAGACGGAACCCGAGGTCGACCCCTTTACAGTACAGTCATGTGATGACGCAGTTACAGAAGAGGGAAATCCGTCACCAGAT GAGGAGAATTTATTGGATCTTCACGTGACTAGGATAAAGGAGGAATGCGCGGACGAGAGCTGCGAGGATCACAATCCAGAGataaaatttcaagaaattaaatttccaAATAATTTTGCCATGGTAAAGTGTGAAATCGAG GAAGGGAAGTTATCGCATCTGGAAGCGACAGGCATGAAAGCAGAATGCATGGACGACAGTTGCGAAGTGAAATCGGAGATAAAGGTTGAAGACTCTCCAGTGCCTATGAGCTTTGCATTCGTGAaatctgaagttgat GAAGATTTGTCCGATGTGGACAGAGTTCAGCAGGAACTGAAAGAGGAAGTACCTTTAGAAGAGGATGAAGTGTTTCCTGAGAG GCTTGCAGTTCACGATGGGAGTGATATATCTTCAGAATCTGATGGTGTTCCACATGAAGAGAACGACAATTTACATGATATTCCCAAGACTTCAGGTTTCTCAGGAAAACATATCCGAATTCTTGAAGATAAGGAGTGGCAATTCCAAATATCTAAAAAGCGGTTCTCAACTACGGCAAAATTAAAGACGAATTCATTTGTGGTCAAGAAATCTTAccaatgcgatgtttgtggtaagtgtttctcgcatAGGGGTAGTGTAAACAGGCATAAACGCCTtcatacaggcgagaaaccttacaAATGCCATGTTTGTAATAAGAGTTTTTCGCAGTCTGGTAGTCTAAAAAGTCATGAACGCCTGCACACAggcgaaaaacctttcaaatgtgctGTCTGTGGTAAGTCTTTCTCGGAGGTGTCTAATCTAAGAAGCCATGAACGCCTGCACACAggtgagaagattttcaaatgtgctgtttgtgggaagtgtttctcCGATTCCAGTAATCTAAGACAGCATGAACGCGTGCACACTGGCGAGAAGCCTTTCggatgtgatgtttgtggtatgGTTTTCTCTTTTTCACGTAGCCTGAAATTCCATAAACACATTCACTCTGtccagaaacctttcaaatgcgatattTGTGGTAAGTTTTTCACGAACCGAAGTACTGCAAAAAGGCATGAATCCCTGCACATACGTGGCAAacgtttcaaatgtgatgtttgtggtaagttgTTCTCTGCGTCAAGTAATCTAAGAAGACATGAACTCCTGCACCGAAGCGAGACACCTTTCAGATGTGATGTTTGCGATAAGTGTTTCTCGGATGCCAGTAATCTAAGAAAGCACGAACGtctgcacacaggcgagaagcctttcaaatgtgatgtttgtggtaagttttTCTCGGTGTCAAGTAATCTAAAAAGACATGAACTTCAGCACCGAAGCGAGACACCTTTgatatgtgatgtttgtggtaagtgtttctcggagGCCAGTAGTCTAAGAAAGCACGAATAtctgcacacaggcgagaaacctttcaaatgtgatgtttgtgggaaATGTTTCTCGAAGTCGAGTAATTTAAAAAGGCATGCACTCCTGCACAGTGGCGAGAAACCTTTCCAATGCGATGTTTGTTGTAAATGTTTTGTGGATTCGAATTCCTTAAAAAACCATCAAAACATTCACACacgcgagaaacctttcaaatgttatGTCTGTGGTATGAGTTTCTCTCTTTCGGGTAGCTTGAAAACCCATGAACGcttgcacacaggcgagaaagtTTGGAAttgcgatgtttgtggtaagttttTCTCGGTGTCAAGTAATCTAAGAAGACATGAACTCCTGCACCGAAGCGAGACACCTTTgagatgtgatgtttgtggtaagtgtttctcggagGCCAGTAGTCTAAGAAAGCACGAACGTCTGCACACAggcgaaaaacctttcaaatgtgatatttgtggaaaatgtttctctaAGTCGAGTAATGTTAAAAGGCATGTACTCCTACACAATGGCGAGAAACCTTTTCAATGCGATGTGTCTGGTAAATGTTTTGCGGATTCGAATTCATTAAAAAACCATCAAAACATTCACACAAACGACAAACCTTTCCGATGTGATGTCTGTGGTATGAGTTTCTCGCATTCGGGTAGCCTGAAAAATCATGAACGCTTGCACACAGGCGAGATAGTTTggaaatgcgatgtttgtggcaagTGTTTCTCGAATTCAAATTGCCTAAAAAGACATGTACGCGTCCACACAGCCACTAAACGTTTCAAGTGCTATGTTTGTGGTAAGTTTTTCTGGGATTCGAGTTCTCTAAATAGACATCAACGCAGTCATACAAgcgagaaaccttttaaatgtgatgtttgtggcaaATGTTTCTCTGATTCGAGTAATTTAAAAAGACATGATACCTTGCACTCACGCGAGAAACCTTTGAAAAGCGTTGATTGTGCTGTTTCTCTTAGTCGACTATCCTAA